One region of Pseudomonas glycinae genomic DNA includes:
- a CDS encoding penicillin acylase family protein codes for MKKGLTVLALLIVIPAIGVGGYLYSKQPTRQGQVELRNLQGSVTVRYDERGVPHIRAENETDLYRALGYVHAQDRLFQMEAMRRLARGELAEVLGPKLLDTDKLFRSLRIRERAASYVAGLDKQSPAWKALQAYLDGINQYQDSHAAPVEFDVLGIPKRPFTAEDSISVAGYMAYSFAAAFRTEPLLTYVRDQLGADYLNVFDLDWQPKGVLANGHASSAPALAAEDWKDLNTLARVSQQALIDKGLPQFEGSNAWVIAGSRSKSAKPLLAGDPHIRFSVPSVWYEAQLSAPGFELYGHHQALVPFAFLGHNLDFGWSLTMFQNDDLDLIAEKVNPDNPDQVWYRGQWTDMVSTEQQIAVKGQAPVTITLRQSPHGPIINDALGSAAGKTPIAMWWAFLETPNPILEGFYQLNRADTLAKARAAAAKVQAPGLNIVYANAKGDIAWWASALLPKRPAGVKPGFILDGSSNQADKDGYFPFSANPQEENPARGYIVSANFQPVSPTGMEIPGYYNLADRGQQLNRQLADKNVKWDNEANQKLQLGTTTGYGPRLLAPLLPVLREVAGNPAEQKLIEQLAQWQGDYPLDSVSATVFNQFLFNLADAAMRDELGNDFFETLLSTRVIDAALPRLAANADSPWWDNRSTPNKETRVDVVRAAWQASMAHLKSTLGDDASGWQWGKAHTLTHGHPLGQQKPLDRIFNVGPFAAPGSHEVPNNLSAKIGPAPWPVTYGPSTRRLVDFADPAHSLTINPVGQSGVPFDSHYDDQAEAYVDGMYVQAHFSEEEVTANTRSTLKLLPARAAQ; via the coding sequence ATGAAAAAAGGCCTGACCGTACTTGCGTTGCTGATCGTCATTCCCGCCATCGGGGTCGGCGGTTACCTCTACAGCAAGCAACCGACGCGTCAGGGCCAAGTGGAGTTGCGCAACCTGCAAGGCTCGGTGACCGTGCGTTACGACGAGCGCGGCGTGCCGCACATCCGCGCGGAAAACGAGACCGACCTCTATCGCGCCCTCGGCTATGTGCACGCCCAGGATCGCCTGTTTCAGATGGAGGCCATGCGCCGCCTAGCCCGTGGCGAACTGGCCGAAGTGCTCGGGCCGAAACTGCTCGACACCGACAAGTTGTTCCGCAGCCTGCGCATCCGCGAGCGGGCCGCCAGTTACGTGGCCGGCCTCGACAAGCAGTCGCCGGCGTGGAAGGCCCTGCAAGCCTATCTGGACGGCATCAATCAATATCAGGACTCGCACGCGGCCCCCGTCGAGTTCGACGTGCTGGGCATCCCCAAGCGGCCGTTCACCGCTGAAGACAGCATCAGCGTCGCCGGCTACATGGCCTACAGCTTTGCCGCCGCGTTCCGCACCGAACCGCTGCTGACCTACGTACGCGATCAACTGGGCGCCGATTACCTCAACGTCTTCGACCTCGACTGGCAGCCCAAGGGCGTGCTCGCCAATGGCCACGCCAGCAGCGCACCGGCCCTCGCCGCCGAAGACTGGAAAGACCTGAACACTCTGGCCCGCGTCAGCCAACAGGCGCTGATCGACAAAGGCCTGCCGCAGTTCGAAGGCAGCAACGCCTGGGTGATCGCCGGTAGCCGCAGCAAAAGCGCCAAGCCGTTGCTGGCGGGCGATCCTCACATCCGCTTTTCGGTGCCGTCGGTGTGGTACGAGGCGCAGCTGTCGGCACCGGGCTTCGAACTCTACGGTCATCATCAGGCGCTGGTGCCGTTCGCGTTTCTCGGCCACAACCTGGATTTCGGCTGGAGCCTGACCATGTTCCAGAACGACGACCTCGACCTGATCGCCGAGAAGGTCAATCCGGACAACCCGGATCAGGTCTGGTATCGCGGCCAGTGGACCGACATGGTCAGCACCGAGCAACAGATTGCGGTGAAAGGCCAGGCGCCGGTGACCATTACCCTGCGCCAGTCGCCCCACGGCCCGATCATCAACGATGCTCTCGGCAGCGCCGCCGGGAAAACCCCGATTGCGATGTGGTGGGCCTTCCTGGAAACACCGAACCCGATCCTCGAAGGTTTCTACCAGCTCAACCGCGCCGACACCCTGGCCAAGGCCCGCGCCGCTGCCGCCAAGGTGCAGGCACCGGGGCTGAACATCGTCTACGCCAACGCCAAGGGCGATATCGCGTGGTGGGCCTCGGCGCTGCTGCCCAAGCGTCCGGCCGGGGTGAAGCCTGGCTTCATTCTCGACGGCAGCAGCAATCAGGCGGACAAGGACGGCTACTTCCCGTTCAGCGCCAACCCGCAGGAAGAGAACCCGGCGCGGGGCTATATCGTCTCGGCCAACTTCCAGCCCGTGTCACCCACCGGCATGGAGATTCCCGGCTATTACAATCTTGCCGACCGTGGCCAGCAGCTCAACCGCCAGCTCGCCGACAAGAACGTGAAATGGGACAACGAGGCCAACCAGAAGCTGCAACTGGGCACCACCACCGGTTACGGTCCGCGTCTGCTGGCGCCGTTGCTGCCGGTGCTGCGTGAAGTGGCGGGCAATCCCGCCGAGCAGAAGCTGATCGAACAATTGGCCCAATGGCAAGGCGACTATCCGCTGGATTCGGTCAGTGCGACGGTGTTCAACCAGTTCCTGTTCAACCTCGCCGACGCGGCAATGCGCGATGAGCTGGGCAATGATTTCTTCGAAACCCTGCTGTCGACCCGGGTGATCGATGCGGCACTGCCCCGGCTCGCGGCGAATGCCGATTCACCGTGGTGGGACAACCGCAGCACGCCGAACAAGGAAACCCGCGTCGACGTCGTACGCGCCGCGTGGCAGGCGAGCATGGCGCACCTGAAATCGACCCTCGGCGACGACGCTTCCGGCTGGCAATGGGGCAAGGCCCACACGCTGACCCATGGTCATCCGCTGGGTCAGCAGAAACCTCTGGATCGCATTTTCAACGTCGGCCCGTTCGCCGCACCGGGCTCACATGAAGTGCCGAACAACCTCTCGGCGAAGATCGGCCCTGCACCATGGCCGGTGACCTACGGCCCGTCGACCCGTCGGTTGGTGGACTTCGCTGATCCGGCTCACAGCCTGACCATCAACCCGGTGGGCCAGAGCGGCGTGCCGTTCGACAGCCACTATGACGATCAGGCAGAGGCGTATGTGGACGGGATGTATGTGCAGGCGCATTTCAGTGAGGAAGAGGTGACGGCGAATACACGCAGTACCTTGAAGCTGTTGCCGGCGCGAGCGGCGCAATAA
- a CDS encoding GlxA family transcriptional regulator produces the protein MNRTVAIVVFPGVQALDVSGPMDVFAEANRFLAPEDHYRLEVIGVERGPMACSNGLTLSAHRHFSEVQEAYDLLLVAGGPQLPFLNFGEAFDAWLRDACGRARRFGSICNGAFMLARAGLLDGRTVTTHWNDAEALAQLCPSSRVEADRLYVEDGQLYTSAGVTAGIDLSLYLLARDHGAEVALSVAKRLVVFTQRSGGQSQFSPFLTPHAEPTSAVAMVQLYVLANLTGDLTIADLANAANMSARNFSRVFAREAKVTPAEFVERARVDAARVMLESTTAPLKTVAYQCGFRDAQHMRSVFNRRLGVTPQQFRLNFAAMV, from the coding sequence ATGAACAGAACCGTCGCCATCGTGGTGTTCCCCGGCGTGCAGGCGCTGGACGTCAGCGGGCCGATGGACGTGTTTGCCGAGGCCAACCGCTTCCTGGCGCCAGAGGATCATTACCGGCTCGAGGTGATTGGCGTCGAGCGCGGGCCGATGGCGTGTTCCAACGGGTTGACCTTGAGTGCGCATCGGCATTTCAGCGAAGTGCAGGAGGCTTATGACTTGCTGCTGGTGGCGGGCGGGCCGCAGTTGCCGTTCCTGAATTTCGGCGAGGCATTCGATGCCTGGCTGCGTGACGCCTGTGGACGGGCGCGGCGATTCGGCTCGATCTGCAACGGTGCGTTCATGCTCGCCCGTGCAGGACTGCTGGACGGGCGCACGGTCACCACCCACTGGAACGACGCCGAGGCGCTGGCGCAGTTGTGCCCGTCGAGCCGGGTCGAGGCCGATCGGTTGTACGTCGAGGACGGCCAGCTCTACACCTCGGCGGGGGTGACGGCGGGGATCGATCTTTCGCTGTACCTGCTGGCGCGTGATCACGGGGCCGAGGTCGCGCTGAGCGTGGCCAAGCGGCTGGTGGTGTTCACCCAGCGCTCGGGCGGGCAGTCGCAGTTCAGCCCGTTCCTCACGCCCCATGCCGAGCCGACGTCGGCGGTGGCGATGGTGCAGCTGTATGTGCTGGCCAATCTCACCGGCGACCTGACCATTGCCGACCTGGCGAACGCTGCGAACATGAGTGCGCGGAATTTCTCCCGGGTGTTTGCGAGGGAGGCGAAAGTCACCCCGGCGGAGTTCGTCGAACGGGCGCGGGTGGATGCGGCGCGGGTGATGCTCGAAAGCACCACGGCGCCGCTGAAGACGGTGGCGTATCAGTGCGGGTTTCGCGATGCGCAACATATGCGCAGCGTGTTCAACCGGCGGCTGGGGGTGACGCCGCAGCAATTCCGGCTGAACTTTGCGGCGATGGTTTGA